Below is a window of Candidatus Krumholzibacteriia bacterium DNA.
TGGAAGCGCCCCTCGCCGGGCTTCAGCCAGGAGTAGACCACCACCTCCACGCCACGCCGCTCGAGCTCCAGAATCTCGGTGAGGATGAACGTCTCCGAGAAGCGCGGGAAGCGCTTGAGGACGTAGGCGACCTTGAGGCAGGCGCTGCTCTCCATCATGCTCCACCTCTCGTTGTGGCGCAGGCAGCGCCGAGGAGCTCTCGACAATGGTCTGCGGCCCGGTCGGCGCCATCGAAACGCAGCAGCCGCGCGGTGCGGGCCTCGCGCAGCGGGGTGCGGCTGCTGGCGAGCTGGGCCTCGACGCTGGCCAGCAACCGGGCGGGATCCAGGTGCTCGGGGCGCAGCAGCTCGACGAGCCCCAGCTCGGCGAGGCGCTCGGCGCGTAGTAGTTGCTCGTTGCGATAGAGGACGCGAGGAACGACGAGGGCCCGAGCTGCCACGGCCAGCACCTCGGTCATCGTGTTGTAGCCGGCGGTGCAGACGACGAGATCCGAACGGCTCGTGTACGGTCGCGTGGACGCCACGAAGTCCCTGAGGGTGACGGGCAGCTGCCGCGTGGCGGCGGCGAACTGCCGGGCAAGCGGTGGGGGGACGAGCGGGCCGGTGAGCACCACGCTCCAGAAGTCGATGCGCGAGCGGAAGCGGGAGAGCATGTCGAGCCAGCAGTGCACGAGCTCGTTGGCCCCGTCGCCGCCGCCGATGGTCACCACCACGAGCGGTCGCGGCAGGGTCTCGAGGAAGGACGCCTCGCGCTCGCCGTCCGTGGCCTCGGAGCCCGTGACAAACCCCACGAAGCGCGTCTTGGCCGCCACCTCCGGCTCGAAGCCGTAGGCCGTGACGGGGTCGAAGACCCCCTGCATGCCGTACACCAACACCTGGTCATAGAGTCGCGCGAGCACCGCTTGCGTGCCCTCGCGTGCCCAGACGCCGCGAACGCTCACCGGATCGTCGATGACGTCGCGCATTCCCAGCACGCGGATGCAGTCGCGCCTCTCCAGCTGCTCGAGCGCCGGCAGCATCTCGTTGCCCATGCCGGTCGGCGCGTGGTCGACTACCAGGAGATCGGGCTCGAAGTCCTTGGCGGTGCGCAGCAGGATCTCACGGCGCAATGCCGTGATCTCGCCCCCGGGCAGCTCGAGGGAGCGTGAGGCGTAGCGTGATGGTGCGATCTTCCGTACCGATGGCAGCTTGACGTAGTCCATCCCCGGCGGTACGGCGAACCCATGCACCACCGGCGAGCCGGTGGCGAGGAGGAGCGAGAGGTGCGGGTCTTGGCGCAACATCGCCCGGGCCAGGTTCAGCGAGCGCCGCAGATGCCCCAGCCCGAACGTGTCGTGCGAGTACAGCAGGACTCGCCTGCCGTCCAAGGAAGTTCGCTGCCGCCTCCTGCCGGTCTCGCGCTGCAACGCTCGCGTGGCCTCGCGCTGCGGCTCTCGCGTGGCATCAGGCTGCAACCGTCGCCCAGACTCGCTGCTGCTCCCGCCGCTGCCGTTCCCGCCCCGACGCAGTGCGGTCGAGAGGGCGACGCGGATCTCGGGGGCCAGGAATGGCTTCATGACATAGGCCGAAGCACCGGCGGCCTCGATGCGCGCCACCGTCTCGTCGTCGGCGTGAGCGGTCACGAAGACAATGGCCGCTCCGTGGCGCGCCGTCAGTTCGCCTGCGGTCGCGATACCGTCCAGGCCGCCTGGGAGGCGGACGTCCATGAGCACGAGGTCAGGCAGGCTCACCGCAGCGCAGGCTAGTGCTTCCGCACCGTCCGCAGCCGTGCCGCACAGTTCGTAACCCAGATCGACCACGAGCCGAGCCAAATGCAGCTGCACGACCGGTTCATCTTCGACGACGAGCACACCAGGCATCGCGACTCACTCCTTGGGAGAGCCCAGCCCGCCCGGGACCATGCGGTTCTCCGCATGCCTGCCTCCTAGGGCGGAGGCATCCAAAGGGAAGCTGCTCGCACAGCCGGCGCCATTCCCGCATCCCGGTATCAACTTGCTCTAGGGCAGGGGCTTGCAGCGCCAGCAAGGAGGCGCTCCAGCGTGGATCCCTGTCTCGAAGTGTCTCGAAGCGTCGCGCCGGCCTTGCGGTGAGACAGTGCGAGACGGTGGATGCACCGTTTAAGAGCCGACACCTCTGGCCCGATCGATGCTTTCTTACGAGTCCATGGAGCTCCGACTACGGCGGAAGCGAGCCTTCGCTACAGTCACGCCGCTCAGGCCATTGTCGCTGAGCCCGCTCAGCTTCAAAGACCGTTGGATCGTCATCGTGATGATCTTCAGCGTCCTCCTGTTCATGGTTGTGTTCGCGAGATTCGTTCTGCTTCGGGCGTCGGAAACCTTGTCGCCCTCGAAAGAGCCCTGGCCTCAAGGTGGGCCGTGAGGCCAGTGGCCGCGCTCGTGCTCCGGGAGTCCGCCTCGGGAGTCCACCGTGAGAGAATTCATCCGGGATGACGACAGCCGGTTACGCGTAGTTGGGGGCTTCCGCCAGTTCCTGCTCGACTACCGTCAGCCCACGACCCCGCGCGCGACTTGGACCGAAGCTGAATACGCGGCTGCTGCGACCAAGAAGCGCAGTCGCGCCGAGCGGCTACTCGAGTCCTTCCGCCACTGGTCCGTGCCGTTGGACGGTGTGGCGTTACTCGATGTCGCTTGCGGTGATGGAAGCAACGTTCTGGTGCTCGGCGAGCAGCCGGCGAGAATTCTCGTGGGCATCGACCTCGAACTACCCCTGTTCACACCCAACGGGAGAGGGGAGCAAGCGCGAAGGCTCGCAGCTACAATGGGCCAGGCCTCAGGTGCATTGCCACCAGGCACAACGCAATTTGCGCGGATGAACGCCACCTCCCTTGGTTTCGCGACGGGGACGTTCGATGTTTTGATGTCCCGTTCGGCGACGGAGCACATCAGACCCATCGAGCCGGCTTTGCAAGAGATGGTGCGCGTGGTCAAAGGCGGCGGCCTGATTCATCTGAGTATCGATCCCTATTACTGGGTTCGCGGCTGTCACAAGCGCGGCATCGTCGATATTCCCTGGGCGCACGCGAGGCTGACGCTGTCTGAGTATGATCGTTTTGTCGCGACCCATGAGGGCGAGCGCGTCGCTGCAAGGCGCTACAAGCGTCTGGATACTCTGAACCGCTTCACCGTAGCGGAATGGCGACAGGTGATCGACCAGATGGGCTGCGAAGTTCTCGAATGGAGACAGAGCTACTCCACATTGGGCGACCAGGTGCTCGCCCGGTACCCCGACGTCCTGGCGACCCTGCTGCCCGGCGTCACCCGCGAGGACCTCCTGTGCGAGCGCATCAAGGTCTGGCTACGAAATCGTCCTCGTGCCAACGTCACTCCACGAGCACCAACTTGCGCGCCTGCACCCCGTGCTCGGTCCTGAGCCGAACCACATACACCCCGGCCGCCAGCTTGATTCTGCTTCGCTCATCCTCGACCGACCAGATCCACTGCCCTGTTCCGGGTCGCAGCCAGCCTTCGAAGACGCGGGCCACCTCGCGCCCGGCCACGTCGTACACGGTGCGCCGCACCCTCTCGCCGTAACCGCTCGAAAACGGGATCACCACGCGCCCGCTTGCCGGGTTCGGATAGAGAGCCATGAGCCGCGTTGGGGCGCCGGCGGGAGTTCGAGGGACCAGGTGACGATTGCGACATGACAGCATTGGCAGCTCTGCAACCCGTGGATCGATCGGTGTCTCAATCGAGGGAGCGTGCGCCGCCTAACAAGGTTCAGGCACCACGTGCGGGCGCTGGCGCCTACGGCGGTGAAGAGGGCGATGAACGATCGGAGGGGTCGGAGGCAGTACCTCACGGTACTCTACCTCCTTCGACACGGCACTTATCGACCGAGGCCGCGTGCGCCGGGTATTAGTTTCCGAACGGCGTCAGTGTATCTTGGCGGATCTATTCGCTCAACAGGGAAAGCGTTGGGGTCACGCCTTATTGAAATCTGAACAGGGGATGGGTCTCTGGTCAGGTTGGAGGCCTGGT
It encodes the following:
- a CDS encoding glycosyltransferase; translation: MLSRFRSRIDFWSVVLTGPLVPPPLARQFAAATRQLPVTLRDFVASTRPYTSRSDLVVCTAGYNTMTEVLAVAARALVVPRVLYRNEQLLRAERLAELGLVELLRPEHLDPARLLASVEAQLASSRTPLREARTARLLRFDGADRAADHCRELLGAACATTRGGA
- a CDS encoding T9SS type A sorting domain-containing protein → MALYPNPASGRVVIPFSSGYGERVRRTVYDVAGREVARVFEGWLRPGTGQWIWSVEDERSRIKLAAGVYVVRLRTEHGVQARKLVLVE
- a CDS encoding class I SAM-dependent methyltransferase — protein: MREFIRDDDSRLRVVGGFRQFLLDYRQPTTPRATWTEAEYAAAATKKRSRAERLLESFRHWSVPLDGVALLDVACGDGSNVLVLGEQPARILVGIDLELPLFTPNGRGEQARRLAATMGQASGALPPGTTQFARMNATSLGFATGTFDVLMSRSATEHIRPIEPALQEMVRVVKGGGLIHLSIDPYYWVRGCHKRGIVDIPWAHARLTLSEYDRFVATHEGERVAARRYKRLDTLNRFTVAEWRQVIDQMGCEVLEWRQSYSTLGDQVLARYPDVLATLLPGVTREDLLCERIKVWLRNRPRANVTPRAPTCAPAPRARS